A region of the Bombus pascuorum chromosome 17, iyBomPasc1.1, whole genome shotgun sequence genome:
tattaaagaatatactggatagataatatttgttattttatttagaattttaatatttattattgatgaaaacaaaaaaaatttacatttattgttgCCAAATAACCTAAATAGAACTGTAGGAtaagagaaacaaaattacatacataaaGTTAGGCACacgtaaatttattatcgaattCGTTCTAAATGAATCATCGATCAGAATTGCATTCGTTTTACAATCTTtagcaattttttttctaattcaagatattgtttcatttaaataacattCGCAGTTTTAGaactttatttgtaatatatactttGTCTACTCATAACTGTCTCTAAAGTATTTTTCGAATCTTgcttatattttacataatttttaaatatcgtataaatatttagataagcGTGTAGCAGACTGTGGAAAATCTGAATCTGAGTCATTTATgagagaatattaattttaaattaaaaatattaatttctagtgctataaatttgaaaagatttatttatttaacaagttTAGAAATCTCTAATATCATTTAACAAATGAGTAGTGTTCAACATCAAATCTGAGACATTTATgagagaatattaattttaaattaaaaatattaatttctagtACTATAAACTtcaaaagatttatttatttaacaagttTAGAAATCTCTAATATCATTTAACAAATGAGTAGTGTTCAACATCAAATCTGAGACATTTATgagagaatattaattttaaattaaaaatattaatttctagtACTATAAACTtcaaaagatttatttatttaacaagtttaaaaatttctaatatcatTTAACAAATGAAAACAGTAACCCAGGCGAACTGTCCAGCCAACGAAGTGTGGAATGACTGCGGTACTGCCTGCCCGCTAACTTGCGAGGATCCTAATCCTAGAATTTGCACATTGGTTGGTATTTAAACTCTATCGAAAATGTATTACACATATTATTGTTTCGTATAGCATAAAATAATACTGCAGTACTACACACCAATAGTTATTTAATCATAAGTTACTTGTATCGAATACAACAatagattaaatattattttatattttaggaATGCGTTCCAGGCTGTGAGTGTGTAGATGGATATGTTAGAAACGAGTACCAAAAATGTGTTGAACTAGATGATTGTTAATGGgacaaaaaaaattaatttctctggAGACAATGTAAAAGGATTATTACTCTGactattattcaattattttcacaaaaatttcttttcgttgAATAGAAGTGTATCtaatattctatttcatatatgcagaaatgaaataaaaaagattaatttatatgcaaatttgttgttttaccttcttttctataaatcattcttttctataataaaatttcggtttaaaataatatagtatagatactgtaagaaattacaaatatttttaaaagtttgtaataataattttgttatatttaattatttacgagaAACTACAAGGCAACTTTTGTTAGAAAAATCCTCCggcttttcaattttatagcAGTTTGTAGACCTCTTACAGTTCTGTACaacttcaataaaaatatcaggCAGTCTTTTTCTTACTAAATTAAACTAtcctttttcattatttcgtttcatatCTTTCGTATCTTCGTTCGTGGTATCGTTccattataactttatttagtcaTAACTGATAGtgcaactttttaattaattttaacactactaaattggtatattttattatatactgtactttataaaagTAGAGAAAGTGGCGCAATTCAGTGGGAACAATTCCAGGTAAACAATAActgataataacaaaaaaaaaagaaaacgcgttgCTAAAAGGGAGacacaaaagatataacttagaaaaaacaaagctggcaccccgctgggggtagccatccacatgctatatttatttttattttatttttttttttcaccaataagatataacactttaccaaatgtccataaggacaaattgtaaaaaaccaaaataaaataaaaaaaaaaaaagggaggcTATTGCCTTCCATGATCTCTAACTGTCGAACATTGCAGCCAGAGATCCTATCCCacactttttttatttatgtttatttatgccaagatagtttttttatacattgatTGTAATTCATTCATTTAAACTATGAATTAGCATAAGGTGTGTTAGGCAAAGataccgatacgcgacggtacgacgtagccatgctatattatgtgtcgtaGTTTTTACAGTTTTCgcgttttttttattcttgtgtTTTTGGATTCAAGCCGCtggggagcggagcttttgtgtattcttgtttgtgttgtattttttgtcctgaaacttggccgcaaaacaggacgctTCGGTAGTCTACTTTTtgtgcgttgtgggatttttgGGAGGGGCGGGATGAGAAGGAGGGGGAGGGGATGTTAAATTggtttatttacaatgtttacagtatttacaaaGTTAcagcatttacatatttacagtatttacacctaggttacacggtggcGGAATTGGTTTTTGTTGAATTAGTGGTTTTcactcatattttattatgggtTTGGTAttcaccaatatttttttgtgttttttctgtgtttgtctttagtgtatTTTagggggagggccatgttgtacctccacctggtgtctgcggTCTGttcgtttaagttttcctcgtagagtattgtttttatccctattttcttttaatgtggaaaattatcgggatattattttggtcttggaggtagtttttttcgtctaggtataggaacgcttgtatggggggatgtagcctattgtcattgtgtttttgtaatataggtCATTTGGGAATAAGCTGAAGATTAggttgttttcttttatttttgacgcttgtgcgaaGTGGTTTCTTATTAGTTTTAAGTCtatgcggtgaatgttggctaggtcatagatttttttattttttatgtattctttGTATCCGCTGTGTTCGGATCTGTAGGTATTCAGGCAAGCTCtgatgcattttctttcgaaaacacgaattctctccattagcgaGGCTGGTATGTTGTACTAGATTGTGCAGCCGTAGGATATAATTGGTCTGattagagcttggtagcatagaatttttacattgatcttGAGATGTTTGGAGTAGAATAGTCTTTTTGCTCTCCAAAATGCTTTATTGGTCTTGGAGAGTTGGATTTCGATGTGTTGTTTAAAGTTTAGTTTTTCATCTATGTTTATACCCAGGTATTTTATGCAGTTTTTGTGCGGTATGGGTGCCCCTTCgtttgcttttttttcttaGTTGGAATTTTTTGCAGTGTTCtctttctgctgggccgatttcACTTGATTTGGGTCtgaacagtatgctttcgcatttgcTTGCGTTGACTCTTAAGTTTCATGTGTGGTAGCAAtcgttgattttgtcgaaAAGTTCTTGTAGTTCTGTTTTTATTGCTTTGgttttgcggcctgttacgtagatgattaggtcatctgcgaaggctatggagcgtttATGGGTGGATTTATTCAGGTCGAAGAGATTTAGTACGTCGCTGTTGTAAATACTGAAGAGTAACGGAGAATTTACTGTATCTTGTTGGAGTTCATTTTTTATGGCAAATTCTGTGTTTGATGTATGAGAACCCTCGGTCATTATGAATGTTTGTGATCATGTCCCAGACTATTTTGATTAAGTGTCTCgagaagtttttttttattaatttgtaaatgagGCCTGGGAtccagactgtgtcgaaggctttttcgagatctattaagcaggcggctactcgttgttttgcgtttaATGCCCAGCAGATATCTGACGTGAGTTTATTTGTCGCGTGTAATGTGGAGTGTTTATGTCGAAAGgcaaattggttttctgggATTATGTCGTTTTTTATGCAGAAGGAAGTTAGGGGGTTGTTGATGACTGCTTCGAATACTTTACTTATGTTAGGGAGGAGACTTATAGGTCGTAGGTTTGCGAGTGTTGAGccgtctttattcttttttgtgaTGGCTATTAGtttggcttttttccactttctggGGAAATATGTGTTGTTCAGAGCATTGTTGAATAGTACTGTgtagtaccattttattttgttcggtAGGTGCTTAAGTGAGACGTTTGGAATGCCGTCGAAGccggaggattttttattatttagcttggagaagattttgtttagttggttGTAGTTTTCAAAATAGTTTATTTCTGGTTCTGGTTGTTTGGGGTTGTCTGaggtgttttcgtttgagaacgtgcagactgttttatttagcgttatgtcttgttttatttcgtttttgagtttgttcgtttcggcgatgatgattctgtttaattgTTCTCGGCCCATGTGTTCGTTTTGGGTGTGTGTTTTGGAGACGTGGGTACCGATGATGTctagtttttctgttgttttagttattatgaagttattctCGGTGTCTTTGTTGGTGTTGTGTATCACTATACCTGCTTCTTGGATGAGGAGAGCTTTCTCTGGGGGCAATTTGAGAGGTCCTATACCACACTCTGCATCGCAAAGTGGTGATATAGGCAGTTACGGAAGTTACCATGACCAGCAAATATCTGCGTCATACCTGATAGGTGAAATTACCCTTGCATAGGACTGTGAAGACGGCAATCAAAATTTTTTGCCGATTCCTTTTTGCTCTTATCTCTAACTCTAACTCTGACTCTGATCCTGATTCCATTCATGATATATTGTTAACGCTTACAGACCAATATTACTATTTCCTGTGTTTTACAAAAtactatagaaaatatatacgatCGCCTAAAACCAacaatagagaaagaaaaattaataccaaaTCACCAATTTGaattcagaaacaaacactccacGATAGAGCAAATGCACAGGCTCGTCAACGaaattttactaacaatagaaaagaaacaatgtTATACAACCCTCTTCATGGACATTGAGAAAACATTTGACAAAGTGAACCGTGAAAACCTCTTACAAGCAATCAAAAAAACACTTCCCAGAACAAATCCACCACTTACTCAAATCATAcctaagcaacagaaccttcgtAGTTGAGGTGATGGATCGTGATagtgaaaggaagaaacatttattttacaataaacatttattaatatattcaatgtGTACACTTAGCGTAGAACTCGCGATTATTATATTAGCGGTTCGCGGTTATTATTAGTAGCGGTTCGCGATTCGGATGATAATTGCTAAAGATGTCGAGGAACTCTGATCAATTATTATGAACTACCAACTATTGTTTTGGACCGATATGTAACGACTGGCTTTCCGTCACGATAATGCCGCGAAGGAAAACTGTGATGGAATGTATCTAAGGAtgcgagatcatcggattcatCGAGGAAAGCCTTGGTTCGGAAATTGAGCGAAATGGGTTGTTAATTGGCTAATTTTGTGTTGGTggttggaaaaggatgctaaCTGCTCTTGAAAaaaagttgctagcgggaagcaCCCTAcgtgagaaaagcagatttctcgtatcttcccgtagtaaGTGATAGATTTAGAGACTGCTAAGAGAAAGACTGTTTGTCCCTTTGGAGGACCTTAGCTAAATatatcctaagatttatagcagGTCCTTAGGCTAGCTGAAAATATTCCGTGAGGATGTATCGACATCTGACAATCATCAGATTgtagtttttgttttgtttttgtgtaGCGAACCACGGGACAGAAACCGTTGGAAAATTTACTGCCGctacataataaaaatactttgttGTTTTTGGCTCGTTGAAGTTCTATAAGGAATATTGGTAGTGGTGTCGATGTGCTGTTCTTGACcagttt
Encoded here:
- the LOC132915432 gene encoding chymotrypsin inhibitor-like — encoded protein: MYRFLLALFVIMATYFVLTQANCPANEVWNDCGTACPLTCEDPNPRICTLECVPGCECVDGYVRNEYQKCVELDDC